From a single Brettanomyces bruxellensis chromosome 5, complete sequence genomic region:
- the DED81 gene encoding asparagine--tRNA ligase (BUSCO:EOG09261CQG), with protein MSEIYVHPQKGVDEDSTKGTKESPYKTAGYALFKNPDAKLFTFKEADGKEDYFEISSSALKKAKKISQSLKRKQEKKKKLEEQEAKRAAEESAKLQAAKKIVIKEDKTLPQAKKIKIKDIANYIGKRVEVHGWVHRLRIQKGHAFIILRDGSGFLQCVLTGDLANAYQTLTLTVESSLAVFGTINKLPEGKSAPGGVEASVDYYRIIGLAPSGKDSFTNKIQEGTDPNLLLDRRHLALRGETLSAVMKVRAKALAAVRRFYQEEDLTEVTPPCMVQTQVEGGSTLFSMNYYGEKAYLTQSSQLYLETCLPALGDVFCIQESFRAEKSHTRRHLSEYTHIEAELPFITFEDLLDHIEKFVVHIVKYIMEDPVSGALVKKLNPGFVMPKEPFKRLQYVEALDWLNENGVLNEDGTPFKFGDDIQEAAERKMTDTIGVPILLIRFPVEIKSFYMKKCADDPRVTESVDLLMPTVGEIMGGSMRIDGKDELLKGFKREGIDPTNYYWFTDQRVYGTCPHGGYGLGSERLLAWLCNRFTVKDCSLYPRFMGRCTP; from the coding sequence ATGAGTGAAATATACGTCCATCCACAAAAAGGTGTGGATGAGGATTCTACAAAAGGTACAAAAGAGTCACCATACAAAACTGCTGGTTACGCTTTGTTCAAAAACCCAGATGCTAAGTTATTTACCTTCAAGGAAGCAGATGGAAAGGAAGATTACTTTGagatatcatcatctgcaTTGAAGAAGGCCAAGAAGATTAGTCAGtcattgaaaagaaagcaggaaaagaagaagaagcttgaaGAACAGGAGGCCAAACGTGCGGCCGAAGAAAGTGCCAAATTACAAGCTGCAAAGAAGATCGTTATCAAGGAAGATAAAACACTTCCCCAGGCAAAGAAGATCAAGATCAAGGATATTGCTAACTACATCGGAAAACGTGTTGAAGTGCATGGATGGGTGCACAGATTGAGAATTCAGAAGGGTCATgctttcattattttgaGAGACGGTAGCGGATTTTTGCAGTGTGTTCTCACGGGAGATCTAGCCAATGCATACCAGACGTTGACTTTAACTGTTGAGTCATCGCTTGCTGTCTTCGGTACGATCAACAAGCTTCCAGAGGGAAAATCTGCCCCAGGTGGTGTTGAGGCTTCTGTTGATTACTACAGAATCATCGGCCTTGCACCTTCCGGAAAGGACTCGTTCACCAACAAGATCCAGGAGGGTACCGATCCAAATCTTTTGCTCGACAGAAGACACTTGGCGTTGAGAGGTGAGACACTTTCTGCAGTGATGAAGGTTCGTGCCAAGGCTCTTGCTGCGGTTAGAAGATTCTACCAGGAGGAAGACCTCACAGAAGTTACTCCACCTTGCATGGTTCAGACACAGGTTGAAGGCGGTTCGACATTGTTCAGTATGAACTACTATGGTGAGAAGGCTTACCTGACCCAGTCCTCTCAGCTTTACTTGGAAACCTGTCTTCCTGCTCTTGGTGATGTTTTCTGTATTCAGGAATCTTTCAGGGCCGAGAAATCTCACACTAGAAGACATCTCTCTGAGTACACGCATATTGAGGCAGAGCTTCCATTCATTACTTTCGAGGACTTGCTCGATCACATCGAAAAGTTCGTCGTACACATTGTCAAATACATAATGGAAGATCCGGTTTCTGGTGCTCTCgtgaagaagttgaatcCAGGCTTTGTGATGCCAAAGGAGCCATTCAAGAGACTGCAGTATGTTGAGGCTTTGGACTGGTTGAACGAGAATGGCGTTTTGAACGAGGATGGAACACCATTCAAGTTTGGAGACGATATCCAGGAGGCTGCCGAGAGGAAGATGACCGATACTATTGGTGTTCCAATTCTCTTGATCAGATTCCCAGTGGAGATTAAGTCATTCTACATGAAGAAGTGTGCCGACGATCCACGTGTTACTGAATCGGTCGATCTTTTGATGCCTACCGTTGGTGAAATCATGGGTGGTTCCATGAGAATTGATGGTAAGGATGAGCTTCTTAAAGGATTTAAGAGAGAGGGTATCGATCCAACCAACTACTATTGGTTCACTGATCAGAGGGTTTATGGTACATGTCCTCATGGAGGATACGGTTTGGGATCCGAGAGGTTGCTAGCATGGCTCTGCAACAGGTTCACTGTTAAGGATTGCTCGTTGTATCCACGTTTCATGGGTAGATGCACTCCATAG
- a CDS encoding uncharacterized protein (BUSCO:EOG09262N47), with amino-acid sequence MSQLHELCYLKERPITKDEYLPKLKALLKKGIPSTYTLEDAEAEQKGEQETVQTSTTTPLHIICESIPSDATLEEESAILAMIDELFMNGAGWCLTNKNNETPGCVLERRGLYGTSYWERIVDAGVRAEIVFRKLEQNNIEFLGEKVVKNGAVTGKVADDDINEIPELVQSETIQDMEKEQVRQKEDARKKTQKLEDPSKDLNTYLNTKLTYKEGALVTDSRKDGVMMDWEEKLMKAGCDSLFKSIEDPDDVNVLNIGFGMGIIDSMIAEKKPTKHYICEAHPDVLKKMKEDGWMDRENVVVLKGKWQDTLPPLLGQGVFFDGIYYDTYSEHYQDMLELFDLVVGMLKMTGTFSFFNGLGADRLVCYDVYKKVVELDLADYGLRVKYTDIKPPKEALQHKNEQGSVWKDIRRAYWTCPTYYHPEITFAT; translated from the coding sequence ATGTCTCAGCTTCATGAGCTTTGTTATCTTAAGGAAAGACCTATCACTAAGGATGAATACTTGCCAAAACTGAAAGCCTTGCTTAAGAAAGGAATTCCATCAACATACACATTAGAGGATGCAGAAGCAGAACAGAAGGGTGAACAAGAGACTGTACAAACGTCTACAACTACACCATTACATATAATATGCGAGTCAATACCGTCTGATGCCACTTTGGAGGAGGAAAGTGCAATTCTAGCTATGATTGACGAATTATTCATGAATGGAGCAGGATGGTGTTTAACTAacaagaataatgaaactCCCGGCTGCGTTCTTGAACGAAGAGGTCTTTATGGAACATCTTATTGGGAGAGGATCGTCGATGCTGGTGTAAGGGCGGAAATTGTTTTTAGAAAGTTAGAACAGAACAATATAGAGTTTTTAGGGGAAAAAGTTGTGAAAAATGGAGCTGTGACAGGGAAAGTGGCTGATGACGATATAAATGAGATTCCAGAGCTAGTGCAATCCGAAACAATCCAGGATATGGAGAAGGAGCAGGTCagacagaaagaagatgcaagaaagaaaacacagaaattggaagatcCATCAAAGGACCTAAACACGTATTTGAATACGAAACTAACATACAAGGAAGGTGCATTAGTTACCGATAGCAGGAAAGATGGGGTTATGATGGATTGGGAAGAGAAATTAATGAAGGCAGGATGTGACTCCTTATTCAAGTCGATCGAGGACCCAGATGATGTCAATGTACTCAATATTGGATTCGGAATGGGAATTATAGATTCAATGATTGCAGAAAAGAAGCCGACGAAGCATTATATTTGTGAAGCCCATCCAGATGTCCttaaaaagatgaaagaagaTGGATGGATGGACAGAGAGAATGTTGTTGTtttaaaaggaaaatggcaAGACACGCTACCTCCACTTTTAGGTCAGGGTGTATTCTTTGATGGCATATATTATGACACATACAGCGAGCATTATCAAGACATGTTAGAGCTTTTCGATCTCGTGGTGGGAATGTTGAAGATGACAggtacattttctttcttcaatgGACTCGGTGCCGACAGACTCGTGTGTTATGATGTGTACAAGAAGGTTGTTGAGCTTGATTTGGCAGATTATGGTCTCCGGGTGAAATATACCGATATAAAACCACCAAAGGAAGCTTTGCAACATAAAAACGAACAAGGCTCGGTTTGGAAGGATATAAGACGGGCTTATTGGACATGTCCGACATATTACCATCCGGAAATAACGTTTGCCACCTGA
- a CDS encoding uncharacterized protein (BUSCO:EOG09261DHR), with protein MSIEATFSMLSLAEPLPSGSVEVKSLVFKPKTPKSQTPVPIIVVAKKDTKTASKLIAQEANAKDPRLARDELTTQFFGCPARKFTIALLSAKHKDTVKVLLDSTISDDEATKYVISNEEGRLVLTGKQLVGFLSTFTPKVVDFSKAPEAKKAPAGGKSQSNKVTKKAKKISSALEDAKLIGVTVDKNKDFPGWYQQILTKGEMLDYYNVSGCYILRPGSYTIWEQIQSWFDAEIKKDNVRNAYFPMFVSSSVLNKEKDHVEGFAPEVAWVTRAGSSDLDEPIAIRPTSETVMYPYFAKWIRSHRDLPLKLNQWNSVVRWEFKHPQPFLRTREFLWQEGHTAHLTAQEAEDEVLRILDLYEKIFNDLLALPIVKGKKTEKEKFAGGFYTTTCEGYIPTTGRGIQCATSHNLGQNFSKMFNISVENPAGSDKPKLFVHQTSWGISTRVIGVMVMVHSDNKGLVIPPRVAQFQTVIIPVGLTTKTSKDVEEKVFDTCKKLEARLKSDGIRVATDYEQYYSPGWKFAQWELKGVPVRLEVGPKDVANESVLAVRRDTGAKSSIKLAEIDKKLPELFDEIHNSLYKKAKDTFDAHRVVVHTWKEFVHNLNQKNIVVAPWCGRMECEEDIKKESATTDSGEEFVVDEKAPSMGAKSLCIPFKQPKLEAGEKCVKCGQPAVNFTMFGRSY; from the coding sequence ATGTCGATCGAAGCTACATTCTCAATGCTTTCGCTAGCCGAGCCTTTGCCAAGTGGCTCTGTTGAGGTGAAAAGTTTGGTTTTCAAGCCAAAAACTCCAAAGAGTCAGACCCCAGTTCCAATCATTGTTGTCGCTAAGAAAGATACCAAGACTGCAAGCAAGTTGATAGCCCAGGAGGCAAATGCCAAGGATCCAAGACTGGCCAGAGATGAGTTGACCACTCAATTTTTTGGCTGCCCTGCCAGAAAATTCACTATTGCTTTGTTGTCTGCCAAGCATAAGGATACCGTTAAGGTCTTGTTGGATTCGACCATCTCGGACGATGAGGCAACAAAGTACGTCATTTCAAACGAAGAAGGTCGCCTTGTTTTGACCGGTAAGCAGTTGGTTGGCTTCCTCTCTACTTTCACACCTAAAGTTGTTGACTTTTCGAAAGCTCCAGAGGCCAAGAAAGCACCAGCAGGAGGAAAATCGCAGAGCAATAAGGTTACAAAGAAAGCCAAGAAGATAAGCAGTGCTTTGGAAGACGCAAAGCTTATTGGCGTCACCGTTGACAAGAATAAGGACTTCCCAGGTTGGTATCAGCAGATTCTCACTAAGGGTGAGATGCTCGACTACTACAACGTTTCCGGATGTTACATCTTGCGTCCCGGCTCATATACCATCTGGGAGCAGATCCAGTCGTGGTTTGATGCCGAGATCAAGAAGGACAATGTTCGCAATGCGTACTTCCCGATGTTTGTTTCGTCATCTGTTTTgaacaaggaaaaggatCACGTTGAAGGTTTTGCACCTGAAGTTGCCTGGGTTACCAGAGCTGGTAGCTCCGACTTGGACGAACCTATTGCCATCAGACCAACTTCTGAGACTGTCATGTACCCATACTTTGCCAAGTGGATTCGCTCGCACAGAGATCTTCCTCTCAAGTTGAATCAGTGGAACTCTGTCGTCAGATGGGAGTTCAAGCACCCTCAGCCATTCTTGAGAACCAGAGAGTTTTTGTGGCAAGAAGGTCACACTGCCCATTTGACAGCCCAGGAGGCAGAGGATGAGGTTTTGCGTATTTTGGACTTGTACGAAAAGATTTTCAACGATTTGTTGGCCTTGCCGATTGTCAAGGGTAAGAAGACcgagaaggagaagtttGCAGGTGGTTTCTACACCACTACATGTGAGGGATACATTCCAACTACCGGAAGAGGTATCCAGTGTGCTACTTCTCACAACTTGGGACAGAACTTCTCCAAGATGTTCAACATCTCTGTTGAGAATCCTGCTGGTTCCGACAAGCCTAAGTTGTTTGTCCACCAGACATCCTGGGGTATTTCAACCAGAGTTATTGGTGTCATGGTGATGGTTCACTCCGATAACAAGGGTTTGGTCATTCCTCCAAGAGTTGCTCAGTTCCAGACGGTCATTATTCCAGTTGGTTTGACCACCAAGACCTCCAAGGATGTCGAGGAGAAAGTCTTTGACACTTGTAAGAAGCTTGAGGCCAGATTAAAGTCTGATGGAATCAGAGTTGCTACCGATTACGAGCAGTACTACTCTCCAGGTTGGAAATTCGCCCAGTGGGAGTTGAAGGGTGTCCCAGTCAGACTAGAAGTTGGTCCAAAGGATGTCGCAAACGAGTCTGTTTTGGCTGTTAGGAGAGACACCGGTGCAAAGTCATCAATAAAGTTGGCTGAGATCGACAAAAAGTTGCCAGAGCTATTTGACGAAATCCACAACTCTCTTTACAAGAAGGCCAAGGACACGTTCGACGCTCATCGTGTTGTTGTGCACACCTGGAAGGAGTTTGTTCACAACTTGAACCAGAAGAATATCGTTGTTGCCCCATGGTGTGGTCGTATGGAGTGCGAGGAAGATATTAAGAAGGAGTCTGCTACCACTGATAGCGGTGAGGAATTCGTCGTTGATGAAAAGGCACCTTCTATGGGAGCAAAGTCGCTTTGTATTCCATTCAAGCAACCAAAGCTGGAGGCTGGTGAGAAATGTGTGAAGTGTGGTCAACCAGCCGTGAACTTCACGATGTTTGGAAGATCATACTGA
- a CDS encoding uncharacterized protein (BUSCO:EOG09263HE6), producing the protein MYTIKRGTCCLHRYSSKIVYLERYFSSKRVLYHDNALSAGERSKYSHAVSSTDAIRNQLELDENLEGFFNEDVVKNVKRSNTQTKSETNTTNKDPVSMDPSEIPIYDEKGNCTTPGISTFKSEKLSFVENGSSPIPNERTSEINEELKGDQVKNATKDNNQFTLPESFSVGNLKRFLDFFHNGDSPDPNKIPANAKLEQFVDSKLPMVFISRFRDPRINLSIERYIYNHLPDAKKHQFAKRLVLYRNAPCIVIGKNQNPYKEINLHLANILQIPILRRYSGGGTVCHDLGNVNFSFMAGKSLFNRTGFTNILIKALNSIVDKEYANLEFPKFPLTTNAKGDMVNAINQRKVSGSAYQLSKGRYLHHGTMLLNADLHAMSGLLHLSPEKKACIEDKSIKSIPSPIQNISMDPELFEYCCVNSFSSTYGVPSFLHRSTKSNLLDLKFGNAECRVMKLDNISDLPEEVINEYKTFKSWNWVFGRTPKFKLHFKVGEDLEVCLHVHEGRIVEMETSRADPSLAKLRANLGNVYFRGSEVSCYVEDADIAKGFEWNIDQGVHYQESLGLQLN; encoded by the coding sequence ATGTATACCATTAAAAGAGGCACTTGCTGTCTGCATCGATATTCAAGCAAGATAGTATACCTTGAGAGgtatttctcttccaagCGAGTCCTTTATCATGATAATGCTTTGTCCGCAGGAGAAAGGTCAAAATATTCCCATGCTGTTTCATCTACAGATGCCATTAGAAATCAGCTAGAGTTGGATGAGAACTTGGAAGGCTTTTTTAATGAGGATGTTGTGAAGAATGTCAAAAGATCAAATACACAAACCAAAAGTGAGACGAATACAACAAATAAAGATCCCGTATCAATGGATCCATCGGAGATTCCGATTTATGACGAAAAGGGAAATTGTACCACTCCAGGTATATCCACTTttaaaagtgaaaagtTATCTTTTGTTGAGAATGGTTCATCTCCTATTCCAAATGAAAGGACTTCGGAAATAAACGAGGAACTAAAAGGGGATCAAGTAAAAAATGCTACAAAAGATAATAACCAATTTACACTCCCTGAGAGCTTTAGTGTTGGCAACTTAAAAAGGTTTTTGGACTTCTTCCATAATGGTGACAGTCCGGATCCGAACAAAATACCCGCAAATGCGAAGTTAGAGCAATTTGTGGATAGCAAGTTGCCAATGGTGTTCATATCGCGGTTTAGAGACCCTAGAATAAATCTTAGTATCGAAAGATACATTTACAATCATCTACCGGATGCAAAGAAACATCAATTTGCAAAGAGATTGGTTCTGTATCGAAATGCACCTTGCATTGTTATCGGGAAAAACCAGAATCCCTACAAGGAGATTAACCTTCATCTTGCAAATATTCTGCAGATACCTATTTTAAGGAGATACAGTGGTGGTGGAACGGTTTGTCATGACTTGGGAAATGTGAATTTCTCATTTATGGCCGGAAAAAGTTTGTTTAACAGAACAGGATTTACCAATATCCTTATCAAAGCTTTGAACAGCATAGTTGATAAGGAATATGCCAATTTGGAATTTCCAAAGTTCCCGTTAACAACCAACGCGAAGGGTGACATGGTGAATGCCATAAATCAGCGTAAGGTGAGCGGTTCCGCTTATCAGTTATCAAAGGGAAGGTATCTTCATCATGGTACAATGCTTTTAAATGCTGATCTTCATGCCATGTCTGGTCTTTTACATTTATCGCCGGAGAAAAAGGCATGCATCGAGGATAAGAGCATTAAGTCGATTCCCAGCCCAATCCAGAACATTTCGATGGACCCTGAActctttgaatattgttGTGTGAACTCCTTTAGTAGTACTTATGGCGTGCCATCATTTCTACACAGGAGTACTAAAAGTAATCTATTGGACTTAAAATTCGGCAATGCCGAATGTCGAGTCATGAAGTTAGATAATATTAGCGATCTCCCAGAGGAAGTTATCAACGAGTATAAAACTTTCAAGAGCTGGAATTGGGTGTTCGGTCGTACACCAAAGTTTAAGCTACATTTTAAAGTTGGTGAGGACTTAGAGGTTTGTCTTCATGTTCATGAAGGCCGAATTGTAGAGATGGAAACGAGCAGAGCAGATCCATCATTAGCTAAGCTTAGAGCAAATCTTGGTAATGTTTATTTCAGAGGGTCCGAGGTAAGCTGCTATGTAGAGGATGCTGACATAGCTAAGGGATTTGAATGGAATATTGACCAAGGAGTTCATTACCAGGAGAGTTTGGGTTTGCAGCTGAATTGA
- a CDS encoding uncharacterized protein (BUSCO:EOG092644N1): MDRKNSIERLILSRCSKYHDDGEVLKLLEDRYSVDSLQKSYMVLQSTDGGFTKAELLKSSSSRKRSKKKKESIFKSLIRPVEQKSGINRHSKFYGKRTKNTFKQFIKQNLKLQKDTVKSLKKLLKKDPKCLDKLKDLAELPLCSKILKFEDFQEINRLWNNYAKELIGTTDSITVMTSKLSTCEFIGAFVEVTHSGCINNIGQKGIIIWESQHNIIIVVPRAGGWRSDISVTNPKYSYSELIGGLRIINKEGTRFKFRVNVDSKSPTSTEEPCYIEFEIIGDRLMVRSIDRANKKFKNHAVRDIEL, translated from the coding sequence ATGGATAGAAAGAACTCAATCGAGAGACTGATTCTTTCGAGATGTTCAAAATATCATGATGATGGCGAGGTGCTAAAGCTACTTGAGGATAGATACTCTGTGGATAGCTTACAAAAGAGTTATATGGTTCTCCAATCCACAGATGGTGGTTTCACGAAAGCAGAACTTTTGAAATCCTCaagttcaagaaaaaggagcaagaagaagaaggaaagcaTATTTAAATCTTTGATTAGACCAGTTGAGCAAAAGTCAGGTATTAATCGTCACAGTAAGTTTTATGGTAAGAGAACGAAGAATACATTCAAGCAATTTATAAAACAGAATTTAAAGTTACAGAAAGATACAGTGAAGagtttgaagaagttgttgaaaaaagacCCTAAATGCTTGGATAAACTTAAGGACTTGGCTGAACTTCCACTCTGCTCGAAAATTCTTAAGTTTGAAGATTTTCAGGAGATTAACAGACTATGGAACAACTATGCGAAGGAACTTATAGGGACAACAGATAGTATAACCGTGATGACTAGTAAGCTTTCAACATGTGAATTTATAGGCGCATTTGTTGAAGTTACCCATAGTGGATGTATCAATAACATAGGCCAGAAGGGCATAATTATCTGGGAGTCTCAACACAATATTATAATTGTGGTACCAAGGGCTGGAGGTTGGAGGAGCGATATTTCTGTTACGAATCCGAAGTACTCGTATTCTGAGTTAATAGGAGGGCTTAGAATAATCAATAAGGAAGGCACTAGATTTAAATTTCGTGTCAATGTTGACAGTAAAAGCCCAACTTCTACAGAAGAACCATGTTACattgaatttgaaattattgGTGACCGGCTGATGGTTCGGAGCATTGATCGGGCCAACAAGAAGTTTAAGAATCATGCTGTTAGAGATATTGAACTCTGA
- a CDS encoding uncharacterized protein (BUSCO:EOG092618J9) has product MLSRDSYKSVIVGSPSRRLGQLYSHIYPYSRMQSTYTLQKLKKTSSFTETLAPDPEIPNVDIAKNPDTPQSLFHSARILKSGAFTWLLPEKRKEYKYLTASHPALADLGLDPERETKSDYFRMIVGGQKVETDPFPYSQAYAGYQFGTFAGQLGDGRVVNLFEVTNPNTGKVYELQLKGAGKTPFSRFADGKAVLRSSIREFVISESLNAIGIPSTRALAITALPKTYAQRGTTESCAIVCRMAPSWIRVGTFDLYRYRNDRQGLIALADYAIDHVFRGEKSLCKNFKSILGKSEILQQLGTLSKYDKLYLEIVCRNAEAVSYWQAYGFLNGVLNTDNTSILGLAMDFGPFSFMDYFEPSYTPNTDDVNERYSFRSMPSAIWFNMVKLAEDLVELLGAGPELLKDPFFQEKGLKQEWIKSVGMRTNKMVQAAADIFESYYMNFYMTLLCKRLGVGMKSRDQDGILLLLFETLQKSKLDYNGFFVLLQKQPLCKTNDSEISNISAKFIPDNFEEDQTSGYTKSMVKGIIERFLIAFKKRLVEEDITDAERLRRAEKYNPLFIPKNWILNEVIDFTQKNNYDSSYLDKLMKMCCNPYEPEKWGDELGTLEQHWLDDNKKEKQMLQCSCSS; this is encoded by the coding sequence ATGCTCTCCAGAGACTCATACAAAAGTGTGATCGTAGGATCTCCATCTCGACGCCTTGGTCAGTTATATTCACATATATATCCATACTCTAGAATGCAATCTACATATACACTTCAGAAGCTTAAAAAAACATCCAGTTTCACCGAAACGTTGGCTCCAGACCCAGAAATTCCAAATGTTGATATTGCAAAAAATCCAGATACCCCTCAGAGTTTGTTTCACAGTGCAAGAATCCTAAAATCTGGTGCCTTTACTTGGTTGCTGCCGGAGAAGCGAAAGGAGTATAAATATCTGACTGCATCGCATCCGGCGCTCGCAGATCTTGGTTTGGATCCCGAAAGAGAAACTAAAAGTGACTATTTTAGAATGATTGTAGGTGGACAGAAGGTGGAGACCGATCCTTTTCCATACTCTCAGGCATACGCTGGGTATCAATTCGGAACATTTGCCGGTCAATTGGGGGATGGTAGAGTGGTCAATCTGTTTGAGGTTACTAATCCGAACACCGGCAAGGTGTATGAGCTTCAGTTAAAGGGAGCAGGTAAGACGCCCTTTTCACGTTTTGCTGATGGAAAAGCTGTTTTAAGATCTAGCATAAGAGAATTCGTCATATCAGAATCATTAAATGCAATTGGAATTCCTTCTACAAGAGCGTTGGCAATAACTGCTCTTCCAAAGACGTATGCACAGCGTGGAACAACCGAGAGTTGTGCAATTGTGTGCAGAATGGCTCCTAGTTGGATTAGAGTGGGAACTTTCGATTTGTACAGATACAGAAATGACCGTCAAGGTCTTATTGCATTGGCAGACTATGCCATTGATCACGTTTTCCGTGGAGAAAAGAGTTTATgcaaaaatttcaaaagcatCTTGGGCAAGAGTGAGATTTTACAACAGCTTGGTACGCTTAGCAAGTATGATAAATTGTATCTTGAGATTGTGTGCAGAAATGCTGAGGCCGTCTCTTACTGGCAAGCATATGGTTTTCTTAACGGAGTTTTAAACACGGACAATACGTCTATATTGGGATTGGCCATGGATTTTGGCCCGTTTTCCTTTATGGATTACTTTGAACCAAGTTACACACCAAACACTGATGATGTAAATGAAAGATACAGCTTTCGGAGCATGCCATCAGCTATTTGGTTTAATATGGTTAAATTAGCTGAAGATTTGGTTGAACTTCTTGGCGCTGGTCCGGAATTGTTGAAAGATCCTTTTTTCCAAGAGAAGGGATTAAAACAGGAATGGATTAAAAGCGTTGGTATGAGAACCAACAAAATGGTTCAAGCCGCGGCCGATATCTTTGAATCATATTACATGAACTTTTATATGACACTCTTGTGTAAACGACTTGGCGTAGGCATGAAATCCAGAGACCAAGATGgcattttgcttttgcttttcgaAACTCTCCAGAAGAGCAAACTCGACTATAATGGATTTTTTGTCTTGTTACAGAAGCAACCGTTGTGCAAGACAAATGATTCAGAGATATCCAATATATCTGCAAAATTTATTCCTGATaactttgaagaagacCAGACATCTGGATATACCAAAAGTATGGTTAAGGGTATCATAGAAAGATTTCTTATTGCATTCAAAAAGCGTTTagttgaagaagacatTACTGATGCCGAAAGATTAAGAAGGGCAGAAAAGTACAATCCTTTATTTATACCGAAAAATTGGATTTTGAATGAGGTGATTGATTTCACCCAAAAGAATAATTACGATTCATCTTATTTGGAtaagttgatgaaaatgtgtTGCAATCCATATGAGCCCGAAAAATGGGGTGACGAACTTGGTACACTTGAACAGCATTGGCttgatgataataaaaaagaaaagcagatgTTACAATGTAGTTGTTCCAGTTGA
- the PST2_2 gene encoding flavodoxin-like fold protein (CAZy:AA6), with the protein MYGHVGKLAESIKAGVESQNVSVKIFQVAETLPDGVLQKMHAAPKPDYATATIDTLKEYDAFLFGIPTRFGNFPAQWKTFWDRTGGLWASGGLYHKPFGVFVSTGTGGGTESTVMNSLSSFVHHSMVFVPLGYAKTFPEMNNLDEVRSGSPWGASTMSGPDGSRQPTPLELKVAKIQGTEFAKYLKS; encoded by the coding sequence ATGTATGGTCATGTCGGTAAGCTTGCTGAATCTATTAAGGCTGGTGTGGAATCCCAAAATGTTTCTGTCAAGATATTCCAAGTAGCCGAAACTTTACCGGATGGGGTGcttcaaaaaatgcatGCGGCACCTAAGCCAGATTACGCTACAGCAACCATTGACACTTTAAAGGAATATGACGCTTTCCTCTTTGGTATCCCTACTCgatttggaaattttcCAGCCCAATGGAAGACATTTTGGGATAGAACCGGGGGTCTTTGGGCTTCTGGTGGTTTATATCACAAACCTTTCGGTGTTTTTGTCTCGACTGGTACTGGTGGAGGTACCGAATCGACCGTTATGAACAGTCTCTCGAGTTTTGTTCATCACTCAATGGTTTTTGTTCCCTTGGGATATGCTAAAACTTTCCCAGAGATGAATAATTTGGACGAAGTTCGTTCTGGTTCTCCATGGGGTGCCTCAACGATGTCTGGCCCAGATGGCTCTAGACAACCCACTCCTTTGGAATTAAAGGTTGCAAAGATCCAAGGTACAGAGTTTGCCAAGTATCTTAAATCTTGA